The sequence NNNNNNNNNNNNNNNNNNNNNNNNNNNNNNNNNNNNNNNNNNNNNNNNNNNNNNNNNNNNNNNNNNNNNNNNNNNNNNNNNNNNNNNNNNNNNNNNNNNNNNNNNNNNNNNNNNNNNNNNNNNNNNNNNNNNNNNNNNNNNNNNNNNNNNNNNNNNNNNNNNNNNNNNNNNNNNNNNNNNNNNNNNNNNNNNNNNNNNNNNNNNNNNNNNNNNNNNNNNNNNNNNNNNNNNNNNNNNNNNNNNNNNNNNNNNNNNNNNNNNNNNNNNNNNNNNNNNNNNNNNNNNNNNNNNNNNNNNNNNNNNNNNNNNNNNNNNNNNNNNNNNNNNNNNNNNNNNNNNNNNNNNNNNNNNNNNNNNNNNNNNNNNNNNNNNNNNNNNNNNNNNNNNNNNNNNNNNNNNNNNNNNNNNNNNNNNNNNNNNNNNNNNNNNNNNNNNNNNNNNNNNNNNNNNNNNNNNNNNNNNNNNNNNNNNNNNNNNNNNNNNNNNNNNNNNNNNNNNNNNNNNNNNNNNNNNNNNNNNNNNNNNNNNNNNNNNNNNNNNNNNNNNNNNNNNNNNNNNNNNNNNNNNNNNNNNNNNNNNNNNNNNNNNNNNNNNNNNNNNNNNNNNNNNNNNNNNNNNNNNNNNNNNNNNNNNNNNNNNNNNNNNNNNNNNNNNNNNNNNNNNNNNNNNNNNNNNNNNNNNNNNNNNNNNNNNNNNNNNNNNNNNNNNNNNNNNNNNNNNNNNNNNNNNNNNNNNNNNNNNNNNNNNNNNNNNNNNNNNNNNNNNNNNNNNNNNNNNNNNNNNNNNNNNNNNNNNNNNNNNNNNNNNNNNNNNNNNNNNNNNNNNNNNNNNNNNNNNNNNNNNNNNNNNNNNNNNNNNNNNNNNNNNNNNNNNNNNNNNNNNNNNNNNNNNNNNNNNNNNNNNNNNNNNNNNNNNNNNNNNNNNNNNNNNNNNNNNNNNNNNNNNNNNNNNNNNNNNNNNNNNNNNNNNNNNNNNNNNNNNNNNNNNNNNNNNNNNNNNNNNNNNNNNNNNNNNNNNNNNNNNNNNNNNNNNNNNNNNNNNNNNNNNNNNNNNNNNNNNNNNNNNNNNNNNNNNNNNNNNNNNNNNNNNNNNNNNNNNNNNNNNNNNNNNNNNNTATATATGTTTCTCCCATCGCCGTTACCCACTGCcacttctctctctctctgtgttTCTCACACACAACACACAGTAAACGAAGAAGATGAACCGCTTGGTGAGCTGGCCCGAACCAGTCATCCGTGTTCAACATCTTTCAGACAGTGGGATCCAGATCATACCCGAAAGATACGTGAAGAAACCTCAAGAAAGACCCAATTTTGTCGAGCCAGTCTCTGGCAAAATTCACATCGAGATTCCTGTGATCGACATGAATGATCTGTACTCAGATGACAAGTCGCTCCGCTGGAAAACGGCCGCCCTTGTTGGCTACGCGTGCCGCAAGTGGGGATTCTTCCAGGTGGTGAATCATGGCGTGAGCCAAGAGCTGATGGCACGGACGCAGGAGGCGTGGCGTGAGTTCTTTAAGCTGCCGATGGAGGAGAAGCAGAAGCTCGCGAATTCGCCGAGCACGTACGAGGGCTACGGCAGCCGCATCGGGGTGGAGAAAGGGATATCTTTGGATTGGAGTGATTATTTCTTCCTCCATTATCTTCCTTCAGGGCTGAGGGATCAAAACAAGTGGCCTAGTCTCCCTATTTCTTGCAGGTATTAAGAAGTttaacttgatctcaaattatatttcattaattaatccatcgcattaaaggaaaaattagtcttttgttgaaataattagttggtcttttttttttaaccttttttatattttgactGTTCGTGTAAAGTTGGATACTTCAACAATATTTTCATCAGtaacattttaaaatgaaaaaaaaaagattaactTATTCCACTGAAACCAATATTTTAACCAAAATCCTAAATAGGACAACTTATGAACGGTTATGATAATTTCTCCtctgaaattttaaatgattgtAGGGAATTGGTGGGAGAGTACTGTAGAGAAGTGGTTAAACTTGGAGGAAAGTTGATGAAGATTTTGTCGGCTAATCTTGGGTTAAGAGAAGACTATTTTCATGAAGCCTTTGGAGGAGAAGACATGAGCGCATGCATGAGGGTGAACTATTACCCGAAATGCCCTCAACCGGATCTCACATTGGGCCTGTCGCCCCATTCGGATCCCGGTGGAATCACCCTTTTATTACCCGATAACGATGTGTCGGGCCTCCAAGTCCGACATGCTGATAAGTGGGTCACCGTCAAGCCCGTTTCTAATGCCTTCATCGTCAACTTGGGAGATCAACTTCAGGTCCTctgatgattttttatttttatgtatatattataaaaaaacacacacaaacacacactaAGAGATTGCTATCACGACAGATTTTTATGTCTCTAGGTATCAGGCATGCAACTACCATCACAGCTAACATTAATGGAGTCTTAAACAAACAGCCGCAAAATCAAGATTTTTCAGAGATACGAAATTAAAATTCTTACTATTTACGTGCATATATTTAccaagaaaatgattttttttatatattaacttgtctaattttgagttttaatcCACCAACTTTTCGAAATTTGGTTTttgtatattaaataattttctgcTATTTTGGTCAAATTGTTGACGTGATATCTGACGAGTCTACAATTTTAGACGCCGTGTCAGTATTTTTCGATGTCGCATCAGCATTCTCTTGTGCCACATCAGCAATTGGACGAAATCAACAAAAAATTACAAGTTAACGTAgcaaaaccaaaatttaaaaatttagtgTATTAACCTGTACGCCCCTTCGGCTCCATCAATATGATGTATCTAAGGAAGCTGATCAGCTAAATAACTTGTAAGATGCAGTGAAATATTAGTAACTGTCTATATATACTTAGTGAGCATGCCAAAACATGACAACATCTAGAAGTATCTATATCGATCTGATTAGAAGAATATCAAATTATACAGATAATGAGCAACGCGAACTACAAAAGTGTGGAGCATAGAGTGGTGGTGAATGCCGAGAAAGATAGACTATCACTTGCTTTGTTCTACAATCCAAGGGGTGATATATTGATCGAGCCGGCCGAACAGCTCCGGACCGAAGAACGACACCCTCGGCTATACCCGCCTATGACCTTCGATGAGTACAGACTCTACGTTAGGACCAAGGGTCTTCGTGGGAAATCCCAAGTTGAATCTCTCATCAACTCGCCTTGATAGTGAATTTAATAATATGACATAATTATTAGTAAGAATTTTACTGTTAGTgtgattattatatatatatatatatatatatattttttttgagtgGAAAATGTTAATGTAATTCTAGAAATGTTTGTGTGTGTTATTAATAGTTTTATGTATAGTATTTGATCAGTATTATTTGGTGTCGAATGTTTCTCCTAAATAACGTGTCATTACGTATTTGATTTGGAATTTGCTAAATCAATTCCAGCAGAAATTATTtcgtttcttttcttttaaatcagtCATATAAGATTAGATTGGATTAGATCAGATGTTTGTAGACAAAACgtttaaaagaatattttattttaataacaaaacgtttaaatgaataaaatattttataaaatatgaatatcaaacACCTGTAATGGATAAGACAACAGCAGCAACTAATGCTTGTCGGGCTTGCGTGTTGCACTAGTTAATGTGCCCAACTCCCCGATATATTTTACTCGcacgtttttatttttgtggaCAGCAGAAAACGGCGCCGTCATACAGGTGGAAAACATTTTGACCTTATCCATCAATCCGGCCAAATTGCGTCTTCCCCTACACAAAATATACATTTTGGTTTATTAAAAATAcatgatatattatttataaatatttttaatggatCGACTTTTCAAAATGAAACAATGACGTAATTAACGACGTAGAAATATGCTAAAATAATGAGAAATGACTACATAAAAATGATACAATTATAAGACACCAGAATAGAAACGAGAATAAGACtgcaataaaagaaaatttcaaaaaccaaGTGTTAAAGTTTACAAATGATCTAATTATAGAGAAAACAGATGACCCAACTATGGTCAGTTCAACACATAACGATGAAACTTCAGCGCTTATATCATTTTGAGATTGAGATTTAAAACTAACTCAACTCCAAAAACTAGTTCAAGagagaaaattattaaaatgtatGTATACAACTCCCAAAAATTTTATCCAAGTCACACTTTGATAAGACAAGAACTTTGGTTTATGCAATCGAACATCAAGCCATTGCCTATGATGAAACAAGAATCAAAAGTAACAGTGAATAAACATCGACCCAATAAGCAACTACTCATGAAAGTACGAACATCGGAATCAAATGACAAAACACCAGTGTGTATTAATGTTAATCAATGCTTGAGGGCATTAAAGTAATATTCTTGGTATAATCTGTCATGCTATAAAATATCAGATTTGCCCCcaacatcattttttttaatcgcATATTAGTATTAATGATTGCAATATCtttaatcaattatttttctcaactatcatatatatgataatcaacatttaatttatttatccaacatttttaaatgtaaaatatcataattacaTCATATTTGAACatctttattttgtaaaataaaaataaaaataaaaataaaccaattatttgcaaaaataaaaatatattacgcATAAACAACACATGATTACCACATAGTATATTATACGCAAGAATCGTATATGCGTCAATACCAGTGGTTAATAATAAATTCGCAACAAcagaatatataataaattaaaggaaTTAGAGGGGGGAAAAGGACGtggatttaaaatccataacCTCTCTCTTCGGAAGCACTACTATTAGTGGAAGAAATATTGCTCTTTTGTCTTCACAAACCGGAAGATTTTAGTTTGATTCGATCCTAGCGTTAGGACACTGCCCTAAATGCATATCAGTTGTCATATTTTAGGTTACAATttacaaatgggttttcaaCCAAAGAAATCTTCTGGGTGGTGATTAGGTACTTTCCATCTCTCTTAAATACGCCGAGACTTTTCATCGATGATAAAGACGAGGTCTGAGGGTATATATGACACCTCGTGGCTCGTTTCCCTTTTCCGGAAAAGTAATCTGATGCCCCGAGATGTTCCGGGTCATGGATAGGCCCCGGGATTTCTTGGGCCATAAAGCATACCCATGAATAGTGCCCAGATCAGGATGTTATGCTCTCAGGTCGATAGCATGGCAAGACGGGTTAATGAACCGGGTCATATGATTGCTCGAGACGAGGAGAACATAATTCAGAAAGATCATAAAATGAGCAATTAGTCAGTACATCAAGTCATTGGGCCACCCGGGGACATGGTTTCCTCAAGACGTGTAATGTCCGAGCTCTTCTATAATTGCCCGAGAAGCCTTCTGATCGATCATCTCGATATAAGCAAAGCATTTAATGGCGCCGACTTGATAGATCATGCCTAGCCGACCTACCTCTGACAATAACATAAATGGTTGACAAAATTAAGTGGGCCGGATGTGACTAGTATgcgatttgacatgtcagaatataggGTATAATCAGTCACCctattataattaatgatcCACACCaggaacgaggtcatcattgccatttctactataaatatcaagtgtttTCTTTGCATTTATTCTCCATTCAGATATTAACTCACACATTGAATGCTCTCATTTATGTTGCATCTTACCCTTGATATTTCATTGGACAGTTGTAATTCAGTTGTATGAATTTTTCTACTTGGGTTCCCTGTTAATCGGCGGAAATTCTTTTTAAGTCCTAACGTCCGACTCATATTTCCCTTTATATTCTGATAGTATATCCGGTGGAGCACtcgacccggctcatccatttcacccggGTTGCATCATAATCTTTGTTCCATTTTTTCACCCAGACTTGATTGCAATGGTGAGAATTTCCTCCACAGTGGTTGGCATGCACCAGAATATATAGATCAATCAGATCTAGAAGAAAAAAAGTTTACGTAAAAAAAAACcgcaattaaaaaatatttacgaaACCAGCCACACATGAAAATTCATTTTGAATTTATGCAAAAACTGCCAAACCGTATTACCATGATCACCTTTAATTAGAGGTCTAAATTCTAAAATTACCAAAGTTATATAAGAGCATCCCTAATGAGAGCTCCCATCGGAGTGAGCTGTCAACGTGGCCGAGGGGCTGTGGGAGGGAGCTCTCTTTGCGCGCTGCTAAcatcattaaataataatataaaataataaatttaaaattaaaatattataaaaatatattctatataattgtttttttaaatatattattaaataaaatataaggaGCAATAACCTATTTTTTGCTTTAGCAAGGAATTTGTGTATCATACTTGTATACGATCATTGAAagattaatttgttaattatgaaaaaaaattaattattttatgcttcttatataaattatttgtttaattggTTGCTTAATATTGTtgaacttatattttaaaatttttaaaaattgtttttaattgaTATCATAAATAAGGAAAATTGTTATTAATTAAGATATTTGAATTGggtctaaaaaaaaattgttggaagctttttatattttagttttttttttatgtgacaGAGTAGAGAACATGTAAAAGTTTGGAATGATATTGAAGGGAAGCATGCCCTATGTTGCTttgtattatataaataaagaaataaaataagatttttaaatgcgTTTCTACAAATTCTCCCCGCCCCAAAACAAGACGAGCTAAAGATAAGATTCGCGATCGCTAAAACAAGCACTGAAAGCATATCCTACAATGGAAATCCAATTGAGACACCGCCACCCACCACCCAACCACCTCCGCCGTCCGTTATCCGCCGCCGTCGCACTGCGCTCAGCTTCTCTAACAGTCAACTCCGTCTTAGGCGGGAGAGCCCAGGAGCTCATCCAATCAGGCGCTGTCAGCCCCATAGCGCCGAAGGACGCATCCTCGGCCATTGAATCCCACGGCTACGCACTGCTCGACGTAAGGCCGCAGTGGGAGCGGGAGAGGGCCCGTGTCTCAGGCTCCCTGCACGTGCCACTCTTCGTGGAGGACAAGGATAACAGCCCTCTCACGTTGTTGAAGAAATGGGTGCATTTCGGGTACATCGGGCTGTGGACTGGGCAGTATTTCACGATGATGAATCCGGGATTCCTTGAGCAGGTGGAGGAGATTGTTCCTGATAAGAATGGCAAGATTCTTGTGGCCTGTGGAGAGGGATTAAGGTAATGAAATTATTGTATAATTTGGGATAATGCATGgcattttaatttcaattttgtagataaatttttgaaaatgtgttGGGTTTTTTGAATcaagatgtttttttttaaaaatactaattttataCTTTTAGCTCtcagataaaaatttaatgaacgATGGATTATTTACGGAAATTGTAATTTGGGATTAATTAATAGAATgtttttaattaacattttaCTAACAGTTTCTATACTGCGGAAAgagtatataaaaaaattattcagtataatttttttatagtgTTTGTAAAATATCAAGATGAGTTGTGTGCtataaactatttttaatatcaatatttttaagcCCGGTTGACTAATTTGATCTGAATattcttatatttaaaataacttataaaTCAGCTAATAAAACATTGTGATTTTTAAggtctttaaaataaatttaaagaaacagTCTCGAAATATGTTGGCCTATCAGAAGAACCGATATTTTTCatcagaaaaaaataaaatccaatGTCGAAAATAGTAAACTTGCATACGCATGCAATTTAACTCCATTCTCTTTGGATGGATGAACAAGTAAATTTTGTAGGTCTGCGTTGGCCGCTTCAAAACTGCACGAAAAAGGATACAAGAACTTGGCGTGGTTGTCTGGAGGTTTCAACCGTGCGACGGACATCGACTTCCGAAAAGTCGAAGGAACTGAGAAGCTGCAATATGCCACCATTGGGGGTGCATCCTATATCTTCCTCAAGCTGCTTACTGCATTACAATCTGTGGGCAATGTAAAGAACTAATGATCgagtcaaattcttaatgatttgcGTCCTCCTGTAGACCACCGTAACAGACTATTATGAAAATAGCTCAATCTTTTTGGTAGGTTGATCATGATTTCAAGAAGATCTATTGTTACGTCTACAATTGATGCATGGTGGAATCAAAATCCAACTTTacgtttggtatgatttttgttCCAATCAAGTTATGATTCGAACCGATTTgagtagttttttttaaaaaataacggtgaaataaataataatacgaCTCATGAGGCAAtcgtttaataaattatatcatgaaatattttcagTGTCTAACtgtttagtaaaaaaaaaaaggaagaaatgatctgattaaatttaatttatttaaattaagtagCTTAAATCATATAAATTGAGTTATTTATGTAACTTCACAATTCcgattatgattatgatttgttATATAAGTTAGAAATTAACCACAAGTACTGTTAATCGTTGGAGTAATTTTTACTACTTTTAGGTCTTCGGGGACTGCTGCATCAACATTTTTCTGCTTCTTTCTCTTAATTTCCGCCGTTGCTAGGGCAATGATGCTCGCcatgaaaataattttcattaCGATCTATCTATCTTTTGAAGGGATCAATCTATGCTACACCAAGTGTGTTTCaccttatatattttaatacaaaagATCAATTAATCAtctaaattcaaataaaaatatcgtGGACTCCACAAGAAGATGGATTATATTGATCATCTGAACCGAATGAAGTGCGcttaataatgatttttttccttcaattGTGTTTGTTCAGAAATGACCTTTTAACGCATGATGCCCTATTATCCTCTTCTTCATGACACAAGAATTTGGGAAATTAACAAATGTTGGTATATAGTAGTTATGTATCACATTTTTTTAACATTGTTCGCGGAATTTCGACTGATTCAATGCTTACATTTTGAGCAATTCAACAATCGTGATgacttttgaaatgatttttttgctGTTTAGATGCAGCGTGATTCAAGTTCTGTGCCTCTGCATTTGGATATTATGCCCAGGTTAATGCAGCTCAGGAAATATTTTGTTACACGTTGCAATCACTTCGGGGAATCAAATATTTATACAAGTCAGTTTCCAACTCCCCACATAAACATGTAGCCATAAACAGGGACTTGTGGATTCATTTATAGCTATACTGTTAATTCATTGCTGCATATGGCTCggttttcttgaatttggctGCCGGAGAGACTAACACCGCCCAAGAACATGAAACTTGCGCGACCATTGTGTTAGTACATCTCTTGGGATTATAACATAACATTGTCTGTCCTTGTATTTACCAACCAATACGCAAGAAAGTTGAAATTTTTGTGAATATCTtcaatatgatgatgtaatatATTTGGTGAGTGTAAATTAGCCTATGACCTAAAAAATCTCTACATTCGTTGAATCAAGAattaaatttcagatttttggagaTACAAATGTAAGCATTGTGCAGGttgattatttgaaattttattgatagATTTCAAATGTATGTCTTAATTACCATATCGTACTTGCAAGTTTCGAAGTGATTGGATCTATGATCTATTTCCATTCATCGACCCGACACAATCTTTGGTAGTGTTTGCATCAGGATCAACCATGTACTCCGAAAATTCATCAGGCATAGGCATCCAATGTAGGCTTGGTTCCCATTCAGCCTCTTGGAGTACCTTTAAAATCTCTTCACTACTATCTGGCTTCCTTCGGGACTCAGATGGATTCTAGCCCTACACAAATATGATAACAGTAAGAAACTTTGATGATTATATAACTTAGTGCAATTCGGCAGGTAAAACATTTTTGACGGATAATATTTTAGGATGTAATCACAATAAATAAGTTTCTCCCCGGTCGTCTCTGTTCTGAAACGCGGTCCAAAGATTGATAACTTTAATATCCAAATGTTTGCCCAGTTCGACCAACGCTTCAGAATATGCGTGGCAGGCTTCAATCGATTGAGCTTGGCTAACGAATGTATCGCTGGATTTGGGACATGGGGTAAACGTTTTAGTAATATGGAAATTTTTTTACATGGAAACTAGTACGAAAACCTTGACTTTAAGTTTGGAGCAGTGATCACCCGTAGTAATTGTAGATCATTGCCTCATCTACAGGGGGTGAAGTAAGAAAAATTATCCTTATATAATCTGAAAGACTCTGCAAATTGTCCCAAAATTGGAAGAAGATATTCCACCATGTCATAATCTTGAAACAGACGTTTTGGTGATGGGATTCTAATGGTCAACCAAAGATCAAACAAAGAACAAGAAATAGGCAATGCTAGTGAGTACTTTTTAGAGATCTCCTCGAAAAGATATGGTACCTTGAGATGATGGGCGATTTTTTTCATGTTCTCAACGTATTCAAAAAGAGGAACAAGAGGGCCTAATCCACTCGGGTGAGGATAGCATTGCATCGTTTCCACCATAATATACTATAACCAGAGAAGACTGAACAGCTGCATCCTGGATTCGATTCAAATTGTCAAGAGTAGTGATTAAAGGGAACTGCTGTTACTTACTAGAAAGGAAGATACATTTCCATTTAATTACTATCTTATTACGGTAACATAAAGATTCAAAGGTTCATACTTCTCTGCAGTGGCTATCCAAACAATACCTGCCTGCAAATCTGATCCAACACTTGAAGGGCGTTCCTCGAATTCCACCCATCGTATCCTCGTAATACTATGTCTGCCTAAAGAAAAAGTTGAGAGCAAAAGAACAAAAATCAATCTTGTAATCTAATCAGTAGCTT comes from Primulina huaijiensis isolate GDHJ02 chromosome 2, ASM1229523v2, whole genome shotgun sequence and encodes:
- the LOC140960831 gene encoding jasmonate-induced oxygenase 1-like is translated as MNRLVSWPEPVIRVQHLSDSGIQIIPERYVKKPQERPNFVEPVSGKIHIEIPVIDMNDLYSDDKSLRWKTAALVGYACRKWGFFQVVNHGVSQELMARTQEAWREFFKLPMEEKQKLANSPSTYEGYGSRIGVEKGISLDWSDYFFLHYLPSGLRDQNKWPSLPISCRELVGEYCREVVKLGGKLMKILSANLGLREDYFHEAFGGEDMSACMRVNYYPKCPQPDLTLGLSPHSDPGGITLLLPDNDVSGLQVRHADKWVTVKPVSNAFIVNLGDQLQIMSNANYKSVEHRVVVNAEKDRLSLALFYNPRGDILIEPAEQLRTEERHPRLYPPMTFDEYRLYVRTKGLRGKSQVESLINSP
- the LOC140960841 gene encoding rhodanese-like domain-containing protein 10, with amino-acid sequence MEIQLRHRHPPPNHLRRPLSAAVALRSASLTVNSVLGGRAQELIQSGAVSPIAPKDASSAIESHGYALLDVRPQWERERARVSGSLHVPLFVEDKDNSPLTLLKKWVHFGYIGLWTGQYFTMMNPGFLEQVEEIVPDKNGKILVACGEGLRSALAASKLHEKGYKNLAWLSGGFNRATDIDFRKVEGTEKLQYATIGGASYIFLKLLTALQSVGNVKN